The following coding sequences lie in one Lolium perenne isolate Kyuss_39 chromosome 2, Kyuss_2.0, whole genome shotgun sequence genomic window:
- the LOC127334678 gene encoding UPF0496 protein At3g19330-like, whose amino-acid sequence MRPGERRDREEDDGEEEEEEAACTNTDANTSSANASTSSSSGSGARRNGGAAAAMARAWRRSRSVSGPTINLSQEYTLAIQTTSYNEIWAKIHVTVDGQRVDGGNDADDEDEEDRSTLAGVLRPDDAAVARALRDAPDTELTRLAADYLRSTHHASLLCLSLRRALRRARALYGPIADVLALIPHARPLAAPHCDCAFDAFLLFDGMPNPFLPPTSDFQSMHRSFAGLKNHLDHRLLKARRRRRLLRCATRGSGVCLIACATAAAITGLVIATHAITALLAAAPACAASRGSSCCSAPAWMRRLQQHMDRLDAAARGAYVLNNDVDTIERLVGRLHATVESDKVLVQLGLERGRAQHHTIEEVVRQLRKNHPSLLRQLADLEEHICLYFAAVNRARLFLVHHLNAQSDPYAELPLS is encoded by the coding sequence ATGCGGCCGGGGGAGCGCCGGGaccgggaggaagacgacggcgaggaggaggaggaggaggctgcgtGCACGAACACGGACGCTAACACCAGCAGCGCGAATGCGAGCACGAGCTCGAGTAGCGgcagcggcgcgaggaggaacggCGGGGCAGCGGCGGCGATGGCGAGGGCGTGGCGGCGGAGCCGCTCCGTCTCGGGCCCGACCATCAACCTCAGCCAGGAGTACACGCTCGCCATCCAGACCACCTCCTACAACGAGATCTGGGCCAAGATCCACGTCACCGTCGACGGGCAACGGGTGGACGGCGGcaacgacgccgacgacgaggacgaggaggacaggAGCACCCTGGCCGGCGTGCTCCGCCCGGACGACGCGGCGGTGGCGCGCGCGCTGCGGGACGCCCCCGACACGGAGCTCACCCGCCTCGCCGCGGACTACCTCCGCAGCACGCACCACGCGTCCCTGCTCTGCCTCTCGCTCCGCCGGGCGCTGCGCCGCGCGCGGGCGCTCTACGGGCCCATCGCCGACGTCCTCGCGCTCATCCCGCACGCGCGCCCGCTCGCCGCGCCGCACTGCGACTGCGCGTTCGACGCCTTCCTCCTGTTCGACGGAATGCCCAACCCGTTCCTGCCCCCCACATCAGACTTCCAGAGCATGCACCGAAGCTTTGCTGGCCTCAAAAACCACCTCGACCACCGCCTCCTCAAGGCCCGACGAAGACGCCGCCTATTGCGGTGCGCGACGCGCGGGTCTGGCGTCTGCCTCATCGCCTGTGCAACCGCCGCTGCCATTACCGGCCTGGTGATCGCCACCCACGCCATTACCGCGTTGCTGGCCGCGGCGCCTGCCTGCGCAGCGTCGCGCGGCTCTTCCTGCTGCTCAGCGCCCGCTTGGATGAGGCGCCTGCAGCAGCACATGGACCGGCTCGACGCGGCGGCCAGGGGCGCCTACGTGCTCAACAACGACGTCGACACCATTGAGCGGCTGGTGGGCAGGCTCCACGCCACCGTCGAGAGCGACAAGGTCTTGGTCCAGCTGGGGCTCGAGCGCGGGAGAGCGCAGCACCACACCAtcgaggaggtggtgcggcagcTCCGGAAGAACCATCCCAGCCTGCTGCGCCAGCTTGCTGACCTTGAGGAGCACATCTGTCTCTACTTCGCGGCCGTCAACCGTGCAAGGTTGTTCCTTGTGCACCACCTCAATGCCCAGTCTGATCCCTACGCTGAGCTGCCTCTGTCATGA
- the LOC127334677 gene encoding uncharacterized protein, with protein MIRVASPRPPSAVQQLRGCSASSSSACPSSRGSGSRVAATNRSRRRRSVISCCSSEDKEGARGAAPPPPTPAPAAAPSDGSIQLYSQIERVITEAAKQSSQGWDSTGDWTEIEGAWVLRPKSSDPSFVVHFIGGIFVGAAPQVTYRFFLERLAEKGALVIATPYASGFDHFYIADDVQFKFDRCLRNLVEPVNDLPTFGVGHSLGSLIHLLIGSRYAVQRSGNVLMAFNNKEASLAIPLFSPVIVPMAQSFGPILSQLTSSPTVRFGAEAAIKQLENLGPPVVKQLLPLLQQLPPLYMDLVDGREDFIPKPEETRRLIKSYYGISRNLLIKFKDDQIDETSILAQILSSEAAISSLLDMSIRSLPGDHALPLQQVLPDVPPGMADAVNRGGELLANLTAGTPWEAVAKEVGTTFGTDSGILRTQVPEDVNALVDVIVSWIASNSGPKLLR; from the exons ATGATAAGGGTGGCGTCTCCGCGGCCTCCGTCCGCCGTGCAGCAGCTACGGGGCTGCAGCGCCTCCTCATCCTCCGCTTGCCCCTCCTCCAGGGGGTCCGGGAGCAGAGTTGCGGCGACAAATCGGAGCAGGAGGAGAAGGAGCGTTATCTCCTGCTGCTCGTCCGAGGACAAGGAAGGGGCCCGCGGCGCGGCGCCTCCGCCTCCGACTCCGGCTCCCGCGGCCGCACCTTCAGACGGATCGATTCAGCTCTACTCCCAGATCGAGAG GGTGATCACGGAGGCGGCGAAGCAGTCCAGCCAGGGCTGGGATTCGACCGGAGATTGGACCGAAATCGAG GGTGCGTGGGTGCTGAGGCCCAAGTCCTCGGACCCCTCCTTCGTTGTCCATTTCATCGGTGGGATTTTCGTTGGAGCCGCGCCGCAGGTCACCTACCGCTTCTTCCTCGAGCGTCTCGCGGAAAA GGGAGCTTTGGTGATTGCTACACCATATGCTAGCGGTTTTGATCATTTCTACATCGCAGACGATGTTCAGTTTAAGTTTGACAGGTGCTTGAGAAACTTGGTTGAACCT GTAAATGACCTTCCTACTTTTGGTGTCGGACACTCTTTGGGTTCTCTCATCCATCTTCTGATTG GATCAAGATATGCTGTGCAGCGAAGTGGAAACGTACTGATGGCCTTCAATAACAAG GAGGCAAGCCTCGCGATTCCATTGTTTTCGCCTGTAATTGTTCCCATGGCACAGAGTTTTGGTCCGATACTATCCCAGTTGACATCGTCTCCGACAGTTCGTTTTGGG GCTGAAGCAGCTATTAAGCAACTTGAGAATCTAGGCCCTCCTGTTGTTAAGCAACTTCTTCCCTTACTTCAACAACTTCCTCCACTGTATATGGACTTAGTAGATGGCCGGGAAGACTTCATTCCAAAACCAGAAGAGACGCGTCGGCTG ATAAAATCCTACTATGGAATTTCTCGGAACCTCCTAATAAAGTTTAAAGATGATCAAATTGATGAAACCTCTATCCTTGCACAAATACTAAGCTCTGAAGCTGCAATTAGCTCACTGCTTGATATGTCGATTCGGTCACTTCCTGGGGATCATGCCCTGCCATTACAACAG GTACTACCTGATGTTCCACCAGGAATGGCTGATGCAGTGAACCGTGGAGGTGAACTCCTTGCAAATCTAACAGCAGGCACGCCATGGGAAGCTGTTGCTAAAGAGGTAGGTACCACTTTTGGCACTGACTCCGGCATTCTGCGGACACAGGTCCCCGAGGATGTCAATGCGCTTGTCGATGTAATTGTTTCATGGATAGCTTCAAATTCTGGCCCAAAGCTACTTCGTTGA